Proteins from a genomic interval of Balaenoptera musculus isolate JJ_BM4_2016_0621 chromosome 16, mBalMus1.pri.v3, whole genome shotgun sequence:
- the LOC118882705 gene encoding cytochrome c oxidase assembly factor 6 homolog isoform X2: MAAPSMKERQACWGARDEYWKCLDENTEDASQCKKLRSSFESSCPQQWIKYFDKRRDYLKFKEKFEAGEFQPPKTAAKS; encoded by the exons ATGGCAGCCCCATCTATGAAAGAAAGGCAGGCTTGCTGGGGAGCCCGGGATGAGTACTGGAAGTGTTTAGATGAAAACACAGAGGACGCTTCTCAGTGCAAGAAGTTAAGAAGCTCATTTGAATCAAGTTGTCCCCAACAGTGG ataaaatattttgataaaagaaGAGACTacttaaaattcaaagaaaaatttgaagcaGGAGAGTTCCAGCCTCCGAAAACGGCCGCAAAGTCCTAG
- the LOC118882705 gene encoding cytochrome c oxidase assembly factor 6 homolog isoform X1: MVLSPLGMAAPSMKERQACWGARDEYWKCLDENTEDASQCKKLRSSFESSCPQQWIKYFDKRRDYLKFKEKFEAGEFQPPKTAAKS, translated from the exons ATGGT CTTGAGCCCACTAGGAATGGCAGCCCCATCTATGAAAGAAAGGCAGGCTTGCTGGGGAGCCCGGGATGAGTACTGGAAGTGTTTAGATGAAAACACAGAGGACGCTTCTCAGTGCAAGAAGTTAAGAAGCTCATTTGAATCAAGTTGTCCCCAACAGTGG ataaaatattttgataaaagaaGAGACTacttaaaattcaaagaaaaatttgaagcaGGAGAGTTCCAGCCTCCGAAAACGGCCGCAAAGTCCTAG